In the Marinitoga hydrogenitolerans DSM 16785 genome, GTTGGATTAACAACGTTGGGAATTGGTATTAATATGACTATGTCAGCAAATAATTTTTTAATAGTGTTGGGCTCTATGGCTTTGGGTGGTCTTGTTGGTGAATTAATAGATATAGAAGGTTTTTTAAAAAGAATTGGAGACAATATGCAAGAAGGTGACTTTTCTACAGGTTTTGTAATGTCTTCTATTCTTTTTTTAGTTGGACCTTTAACTATAATAGGTTCAATAAATGCTGGGTTAACCAATGATGGAACTTTAATTTATACTAAATCGTTGCTTGATGGTATTTCATCTACAGTTTTGGCTTCTATATACGGATTAGGTGTTATGGTTTCTGCAGGTTCGGTACTTTTGGTACAAGGAAGTATTGTACTATTGGCTTCGCAATTATCTTTTTTAACAAATGATATATATTTGA is a window encoding:
- a CDS encoding DUF554 domain-containing protein, with the translated sequence MVPTFVNALAVVIGSLLGLFAKKGIPDRLKIILFYAVGLTTLGIGINMTMSANNFLIVLGSMALGGLVGELIDIEGFLKRIGDNMQEGDFSTGFVMSSILFLVGPLTIIGSINAGLTNDGTLIYTKSLLDGISSTVLASIYGLGVMVSAGSVLLVQGSIVLLASQLSFLTNDIYLNDLVAVGGIMVLGIGLKILDIKDTKVGNFLPSLIIAPILVWIVSFF